A genomic window from Halogeometricum borinquense DSM 11551 includes:
- the flaJ gene encoding archaellar assembly protein FlaJ, giving the protein MSEASTGEEFGTQTKQVRAFLDSVLESYERMPMPIRRYGLVVLLPAVVFFIASLAGAIALPLPLLVRIPIFLLGALMLIGAVLYPRLLVEEQRRGLENQLHLLITHMTVLSTTNIDRVSVFRQLGKEEEYGELAIEMRRITELVDTWNQSLDDACERRARQVPSKPLADFLDRLAYSLSAGQDIDDFLLGEQSAMVQKYITVYESALGNLEVMKDLYLSMILSMTFAVINAIVLPILTGTDATLTIAAVIVLFVFVQLGFYYVIKTMSPYDPLWYVQSEYRTKADRQIDIALYGAVALSFVLVGILALGTAGFTSIGQSVQSVMLDTPIPLLIAAPLTPLAIPGIIARRHENRIKERDEEYPGFIRALGASESAKQSTTTAVLKTLRTKDFGVLSREIDRLYVRLNMRIGPTRSWFFFTAEASSYLIQKFSEMYNIGRQMGGTPKQLGELISSNMNEIVKLRRQREQATVTLIGVLYGITASASFAFFIGLEVVEILASFSTKMNLGQMQFGQLIYAGVYDIPLIEYLLALIILFNALLSSLMIRMVDGGHKANAYLHFVVLVWIGCASAVATSSLAGALISV; this is encoded by the coding sequence ATGTCCGAGGCGAGTACCGGAGAAGAGTTCGGAACGCAGACGAAGCAAGTCAGAGCGTTCCTTGACTCCGTACTGGAGTCGTACGAACGGATGCCGATGCCCATCAGACGCTACGGTCTGGTGGTGTTGCTCCCTGCGGTGGTGTTCTTCATAGCATCGCTCGCCGGTGCGATTGCGCTTCCGTTGCCGTTACTCGTCCGTATCCCGATCTTCCTTTTAGGCGCGCTCATGCTCATTGGCGCGGTGTTGTACCCGCGTCTCCTCGTCGAAGAGCAACGCCGAGGGTTAGAGAACCAACTGCATCTCCTCATCACCCACATGACTGTCCTCTCGACGACGAACATCGACCGGGTGTCGGTGTTCAGACAACTGGGGAAAGAAGAGGAGTACGGCGAACTCGCCATCGAGATGCGCCGCATCACCGAACTGGTTGATACGTGGAACCAGTCGCTTGACGACGCCTGTGAGCGTCGTGCCCGGCAGGTTCCATCGAAGCCGCTTGCAGACTTCCTCGACAGGCTCGCGTACTCGCTCAGCGCGGGGCAGGATATTGACGACTTCCTTCTCGGTGAGCAGAGCGCAATGGTCCAAAAGTACATCACCGTCTACGAGAGCGCACTCGGGAACCTCGAGGTCATGAAGGACCTCTACCTCTCGATGATTCTGTCGATGACGTTCGCAGTCATCAACGCAATCGTCCTGCCAATCCTCACTGGGACCGACGCAACGTTGACCATCGCCGCAGTCATCGTCCTGTTCGTCTTCGTCCAACTCGGGTTCTACTACGTCATCAAGACGATGTCGCCGTACGACCCGCTCTGGTACGTCCAAAGCGAATACCGGACGAAGGCCGACCGGCAGATAGACATCGCACTTTACGGTGCCGTTGCGCTCTCGTTCGTCTTGGTCGGCATCCTTGCCCTCGGAACGGCTGGATTCACCTCGATTGGACAGTCCGTGCAGTCGGTCATGCTCGATACGCCTATCCCGTTACTCATCGCCGCCCCTCTCACGCCCTTGGCGATTCCGGGAATCATCGCCCGGCGGCACGAGAACCGTATCAAAGAGCGTGACGAGGAGTACCCCGGATTTATCCGCGCGCTGGGTGCCTCCGAGAGTGCAAAGCAGAGTACGACGACCGCCGTCCTGAAGACGCTCCGGACGAAGGACTTCGGTGTCCTTTCTCGGGAGATCGACCGGTTGTACGTCCGCCTCAACATGCGGATCGGCCCGACTCGGTCGTGGTTCTTCTTCACCGCCGAAGCGAGTTCCTACCTCATTCAGAAGTTCAGTGAGATGTACAACATCGGCCGCCAGATGGGTGGGACGCCGAAGCAACTCGGCGAACTCATCTCAAGCAACATGAACGAGATTGTCAAACTTCGCCGTCAGCGTGAACAAGCGACGGTTACGCTTATCGGCGTCCTCTACGGTATCACGGCGTCAGCGTCGTTCGCGTTCTTCATCGGCCTGGAGGTCGTAGAGATTCTGGCCTCGTTCTCGACGAAGATGAACCTCGGACAGATGCAGTTCGGGCAACTCATTTACGCGGGCGTCTACGATATCCCGCTGATCGAATACTTACTCGCACTCATCATCCTCTTCAACGCGCTGTTGTCGTCGTTGATGATTCGGATGGTTGACGGCGGACACAAGGCGAACGCCTACCTCCACTTCGTGGTGCTCGTATGGATCGGCTGTGCGAGTGCCGTCGCCACCTCATCGCTCGCAGGAGCACTGATTAGCGTATGA
- a CDS encoding ATPase domain-containing protein, giving the protein MKSNQFSLGLQQHDRLQKELGGGIPRGAIVLIEGDYGAGKSVLSQRFTYGFSQEDIVTSLISTELGVRGFLDQMHSLEYDMVKPLLNEEVLFIPAEIDASGALTGGNASERKQLLRRLMEAETLWEADVTIIDTFDAILRNDPQFEALVRQNEERQAALEIISFFRELTTKNKTIILTVDPSTVDEDAIGPFRSIADVYLQLEMVEVGNDVRRNIFVKRFAGMGEQVGDRIGFSVRSGIGIVIESRSVA; this is encoded by the coding sequence ATGAAATCAAATCAATTCTCACTCGGGTTACAACAGCACGACCGGTTGCAGAAAGAACTCGGTGGAGGGATCCCACGCGGGGCCATCGTCCTCATCGAAGGGGACTATGGTGCCGGAAAGAGTGTCCTCTCACAGCGGTTTACCTACGGGTTCAGTCAGGAGGATATCGTTACGTCCCTCATCTCCACGGAGTTGGGCGTCCGTGGCTTCCTCGACCAGATGCACTCGCTGGAGTACGATATGGTGAAGCCCTTGCTCAACGAGGAAGTGCTTTTCATCCCGGCCGAGATAGACGCCTCCGGCGCGCTAACCGGCGGAAACGCCTCCGAGCGAAAACAACTCCTCCGGCGACTCATGGAGGCCGAGACGCTGTGGGAGGCGGACGTGACCATCATCGACACGTTCGACGCCATCCTGCGTAACGACCCGCAGTTCGAAGCACTCGTTCGTCAGAACGAAGAGCGACAGGCCGCTCTCGAAATTATCTCGTTCTTCCGCGAGCTGACGACGAAGAACAAGACTATCATACTCACCGTTGACCCCTCCACTGTGGACGAGGACGCTATCGGACCGTTCCGGTCTATCGCGGACGTGTACCTTCAGTTGGAGATGGTCGAGGTCGGGAACGACGTGCGTCGGAACATCTTCGTGAAGCGCTTTGCGGGGATGGGCGAACAGGTCGGTGACCGAATCGGGTTCTCGGTCCGGTCGGGAATCGGCATCGTCATCGAAAGCAGGAGTGTTGCATAA
- a CDS encoding flagellar protein g — translation MADVSAPTLILFIASLVIAAGVSGVLINTVTDISSALDDRGADVSKNIRTDVEIISDSESSVYDSGSGNLTLYVKNTGTRTLPATGQTFDVIVNAQYRTNVTVTVADGDSHWGPHGVVKVVIGDLSLADNEDHRVKLVVDGDEETFRFRT, via the coding sequence ATGGCAGACGTCTCCGCACCGACGCTCATCCTGTTCATCGCCAGCCTCGTTATCGCTGCAGGCGTTTCGGGCGTTCTTATCAACACGGTGACGGACATCAGTAGCGCCCTCGATGATCGGGGAGCGGACGTGTCGAAGAACATCCGTACCGACGTAGAAATTATCAGCGACTCCGAGTCGTCAGTGTACGACTCCGGTTCCGGGAACCTCACGCTGTACGTGAAGAACACCGGTACGCGAACCCTTCCGGCGACTGGACAGACGTTCGACGTCATCGTGAACGCACAGTACCGAACCAATGTCACGGTTACTGTCGCCGACGGCGACTCCCACTGGGGACCGCACGGCGTGGTCAAAGTCGTCATCGGCGACCTGTCGTTGGCTGATAACGAAGACCATCGCGTGAAACTCGTCGTTGACGGCGACGAAGAGACGTTCAGATTCAGGACGTAA
- a CDS encoding flagellar protein f, translating into MGFGVSGSTAIIFLGVLIATGTLYTTVSDTTEMLNDAEDSNSEHLLERRNTGINVTSVTYSNNSGTYPMDIRVKNTGTLTLSANDTSVLVNNEYQQPSGSTRTVDGTSGTDIWAPNETLLIELTVDNEPKRVKIVTENGVTDSNSTLEEV; encoded by the coding sequence GTGGGCTTCGGCGTTAGTGGTTCCACGGCGATCATCTTCCTCGGCGTACTCATCGCTACGGGGACGCTGTACACCACTGTGTCGGACACGACAGAAATGCTCAACGACGCTGAGGACTCGAACAGCGAACACCTGCTCGAACGGCGCAACACGGGCATAAACGTCACGTCGGTCACCTACAGCAACAACAGCGGAACCTATCCGATGGACATCCGTGTCAAGAATACGGGAACGCTGACGCTGTCGGCCAACGACACATCGGTCCTCGTGAATAACGAGTATCAGCAGCCGAGCGGGTCCACGCGAACTGTCGATGGTACGTCGGGCACCGACATCTGGGCACCCAACGAGACGCTCCTGATCGAACTCACCGTAGACAACGAACCGAAACGGGTCAAGATAGTCACCGAAAACGGCGTCACTGACTCGAACTCGACGCTGGAGGAGGTCTAA
- a CDS encoding FlaD/FlaE family flagellar protein, which translates to MGMMDWIDGEDEETRSDGEGTGLATDGLGFDEDLDDFGDDFGDFEDDDMEGFDDDGGDFGGGGGGDVDPNTIAELEDRVSDLENEVSATSSSVNTVREENKQIGETVEELDDTVRKLLDIYEMVTRGINPFVDDAREMGGLEGGGSFGLFDAEEEEEEHLDPDVASADAESFFDEDFGELEEESEEAELAAEDELAENEREDPAEEILGDEEPVVEDDEEEASGGSSFDDLKSEYEEEEGWDEEDEEEDEEVDDSPLDTDDLAVEDDDIPTTEELVGEEDAESEEEEEEETLEEELEAGEPDTEDDVELTDEPVATTETDDTGSFEFAETTADQTSQQTDEASDVYLASLPASYVAESVALEWTRFLVSVGGAIGAARALRQYREQEWISRTVEKQMNAHVRNAAASTTAEEPQDLRVEHHKESLTYVSRLAGDVAEARLLEELSHRGGGHRGLRR; encoded by the coding sequence ATGGGAATGATGGATTGGATAGACGGGGAAGACGAAGAGACGCGGTCTGACGGTGAGGGGACCGGTCTTGCAACCGACGGCCTCGGATTCGACGAGGACCTCGACGACTTCGGAGACGACTTCGGAGACTTCGAAGACGACGACATGGAAGGCTTCGACGACGACGGCGGAGACTTCGGTGGAGGGGGCGGCGGGGACGTCGATCCCAACACCATCGCCGAACTGGAAGACCGCGTCTCCGACCTAGAGAACGAGGTCAGTGCCACGTCTTCCAGCGTCAACACCGTCCGCGAAGAGAACAAACAGATCGGAGAAACCGTCGAAGAACTCGACGATACCGTCCGCAAACTGCTCGACATCTACGAGATGGTCACTCGCGGAATCAACCCGTTCGTTGACGACGCCCGCGAGATGGGTGGGCTAGAAGGCGGCGGGTCGTTCGGTCTGTTCGACGCCGAAGAAGAAGAAGAGGAACATCTCGACCCCGATGTCGCGTCTGCGGACGCAGAGAGCTTCTTCGACGAAGACTTCGGTGAACTCGAAGAAGAGTCCGAAGAAGCGGAGTTGGCCGCCGAAGACGAACTCGCCGAGAACGAGCGGGAGGATCCCGCAGAGGAGATTCTCGGAGACGAGGAGCCGGTTGTCGAGGATGACGAAGAAGAGGCCAGCGGTGGGTCGAGCTTCGACGATCTGAAATCCGAGTACGAAGAGGAGGAGGGGTGGGACGAAGAAGACGAAGAAGAAGACGAAGAGGTCGATGATTCGCCTCTCGACACCGACGACTTAGCTGTCGAGGATGACGATATTCCGACAACAGAGGAACTCGTTGGCGAGGAAGATGCGGAGTCGGAAGAAGAAGAAGAAGAAGAAACGTTGGAGGAAGAACTCGAAGCAGGCGAACCGGACACCGAAGACGACGTGGAACTCACGGACGAACCAGTTGCAACGACCGAGACGGACGATACTGGTTCGTTCGAGTTTGCCGAAACGACCGCCGACCAGACATCCCAACAGACGGACGAAGCATCGGATGTCTACCTCGCGTCGTTACCTGCAAGCTACGTCGCGGAGTCAGTCGCGTTGGAATGGACTCGATTCCTCGTGTCTGTCGGTGGCGCAATCGGCGCTGCGCGTGCGCTCCGTCAGTACCGCGAACAAGAATGGATCTCGCGTACCGTCGAGAAACAGATGAACGCGCACGTTCGCAACGCCGCCGCCTCGACGACGGCAGAGGAACCACAAGACCTCCGCGTCGAACACCACAAAGAAAGCCTCACGTACGTCAGCCGACTCGCGGGCGACGTCGCCGAGGCGCGTCTGCTCGAAGAGCTGTCGCACCGAGGAGGGGGTCACCGTGGGCTTCGGCGTTAG
- a CDS encoding RAD55 family ATPase has protein sequence MPEFVKTGVEGLDSILNGGIVKNAAVLISGNPGTGKSILGLQYLYNGVDKYDEGGIYLTFEEAEDDIQEAAESIGFDRWSEYVEEGKIKVYDKRTLLRDGDFSSTLDRILGDLQDTSYDRLVLDSLTMFQLFFEDEKEQRQYLLKFIDILKDSDLTSLLTTEQSAIFPETEIGLENFLTDGNIYLIQSPAGATSNRYVWVAKMRKQSIKNSMFPLEINEGGIQIYEQAAGFSMVGESPPWFGDEGDLE, from the coding sequence ATGCCAGAGTTCGTAAAAACCGGAGTCGAAGGCCTCGACTCCATCCTAAACGGCGGCATCGTCAAGAACGCCGCGGTACTCATCAGCGGCAACCCCGGTACGGGGAAGAGTATCCTCGGTCTGCAGTATCTCTACAACGGCGTCGACAAATACGACGAAGGAGGAATCTACCTCACCTTCGAGGAAGCCGAAGACGACATCCAAGAGGCGGCAGAGTCCATCGGATTCGACCGGTGGTCGGAGTACGTCGAGGAAGGGAAGATCAAAGTGTACGATAAGCGCACGCTACTTCGTGACGGCGACTTCTCTTCGACGCTCGACCGGATCCTCGGCGACCTCCAGGACACGTCGTACGACCGACTTGTCCTCGACTCGCTAACGATGTTCCAACTGTTCTTCGAAGACGAAAAGGAACAACGACAGTACCTCCTCAAGTTCATCGACATCCTGAAAGATAGCGACCTGACCTCGCTTTTGACTACCGAACAGTCTGCTATCTTCCCCGAAACGGAGATTGGACTGGAGAACTTCCTCACCGACGGGAACATCTACCTGATACAGAGCCCCGCCGGTGCGACGAGTAATCGGTACGTCTGGGTGGCGAAGATGCGGAAACAGTCGATCAAGAATTCGATGTTCCCCCTCGAAATCAACGAGGGCGGGATTCAGATATACGAACAAGCGGCTGGCTTCTCGATGGTCGGTGAGTCGCCGCCGTGGTTCGGCGACGAGGGCGACTTAGAGTAG
- a CDS encoding archaellin/type IV pilin N-terminal domain-containing protein yields MFEKFNNDDRGQVGIGTLIVFIAMVLVAAIAAGVLVNTAGFLQATAEDAGEQSVNKVTNRVEVLNTHGVVGDDTIRSINMTVRLAAGSSSVDMNETSVKYLSSDTVQTLTNQTTSDGDGTVKTADANEFGLDKVTDDDGSFGVLNSMNDRYVATINTSDIEAGTNDAGHSNGLNTGDSVTLEITSRTGGTTQVILTMPQQLAGKNAGDPIEL; encoded by the coding sequence ATGTTCGAGAAATTCAACAACGACGACCGCGGTCAGGTCGGTATCGGTACGCTCATCGTGTTCATCGCGATGGTCCTCGTCGCGGCAATCGCCGCGGGGGTCCTCGTGAACACGGCCGGCTTCCTGCAGGCGACTGCAGAAGACGCGGGAGAACAGAGCGTAAACAAGGTCACCAACCGCGTCGAGGTGCTCAACACCCACGGCGTCGTCGGTGACGACACGATTCGTAGCATCAACATGACCGTCCGTCTGGCAGCCGGGTCCAGCAGTGTGGACATGAACGAGACGTCGGTGAAATACCTCAGTTCGGATACGGTGCAGACGCTGACGAACCAGACAACGAGTGACGGCGACGGAACGGTTAAGACCGCCGACGCTAACGAGTTTGGTCTGGATAAGGTCACCGACGATGACGGATCGTTCGGTGTTCTCAACAGCATGAACGACCGCTACGTTGCAACCATCAACACCTCGGATATCGAAGCCGGTACGAACGACGCGGGTCACTCGAACGGTCTCAACACCGGTGACTCGGTCACGCTCGAAATCACGAGTCGTACGGGTGGCACGACGCAGGTTATCCTGACGATGCCCCAGCAACTCGCCGGTAAGAACGCGGGCGACCCGATCGAACTCTAA
- a CDS encoding archaellin/type IV pilin N-terminal domain-containing protein: MFEEFDTDRGQVGIGTLIVFIAMVLVAAIAAGVLVNTAGFLQATAQDAGQESVNKVTNRVDVVSEHGIVNDTGDGLAVDSLNLTVRLAAGSGSVSLEDTTIKYVSGTTARNLVYDNATTDADGTKLGNVSKYDGAAALGNDGLNNTEFAAYALEDGDDTSFPVLSGQADRYEMIINTSVVEGNGAGVSTGDSVKLEITSRSGGSTQVILTMPQQLAGKNDNDPIAL, from the coding sequence ATGTTCGAAGAATTTGACACCGACCGCGGTCAGGTCGGTATCGGTACGCTCATCGTGTTCATTGCGATGGTCCTCGTCGCAGCAATCGCTGCCGGGGTCCTCGTGAACACGGCCGGGTTCTTGCAGGCGACTGCACAGGACGCGGGGCAGGAAAGTGTGAATAAGGTCACTAACCGTGTTGACGTCGTTAGCGAGCACGGTATCGTCAACGATACCGGTGACGGTCTCGCGGTCGACAGTCTGAACCTGACGGTTCGACTCGCCGCTGGTTCCGGCAGTGTCTCACTCGAAGACACCACCATCAAGTACGTGAGTGGGACCACGGCACGGAACCTCGTGTACGACAACGCGACGACGGACGCCGACGGCACGAAGCTCGGCAACGTCAGTAAGTACGATGGCGCAGCGGCGCTCGGCAACGACGGTCTGAACAACACGGAGTTCGCGGCGTACGCGCTGGAAGACGGTGACGACACCTCGTTCCCCGTGCTGAGCGGACAGGCCGATCGCTACGAGATGATCATCAACACGTCGGTCGTTGAAGGTAACGGCGCCGGTGTCAGCACTGGCGACTCCGTGAAGCTCGAGATTACGAGCCGTTCCGGTGGTTCGACGCAGGTCATCCTGACGATGCCCCAGCAGCTCGCGGGCAAGAATGACAACGACCCTATCGCTCTCTAA
- a CDS encoding archaellin/type IV pilin N-terminal domain-containing protein produces MFEKFNNDDRGQVGIGTLIVFIAMVLVAAIAAGVLVNTAGFLQATAEDAGQESVNKVTNRVEVLNTHGEVGDDTIRNIQMTVRLAAGSSSVDMNETSVKYLSATTVQTLTNQTDDDSEGLIQEADSDEFALTEVTDDDGSFGVLNSMNDRYGVTINTTKVEAGDSANHDKGLKTGEQVTLEITSRTGGTTQVILTMPQQLAGKNAGDPVEL; encoded by the coding sequence ATGTTCGAGAAATTCAACAACGACGACCGCGGTCAGGTCGGTATCGGTACGCTCATCGTGTTCATCGCGATGGTCCTCGTCGCGGCAATCGCCGCGGGGGTCCTCGTGAACACGGCCGGCTTCCTGCAGGCGACTGCAGAAGACGCCGGACAAGAAAGTGTGAACAAGGTCACCAACCGCGTCGAGGTGCTCAACACCCACGGCGAGGTTGGCGACGACACGATTCGCAACATCCAGATGACCGTCCGCTTGGCGGCCGGTTCCAGCAGTGTGGATATGAATGAGACGTCGGTGAAGTATCTCAGCGCGACGACGGTGCAGACGCTGACGAACCAGACCGACGACGATTCGGAGGGCCTGATTCAAGAGGCCGACTCCGACGAATTCGCCCTCACTGAGGTGACGGACGATGACGGATCGTTCGGCGTGCTCAACAGCATGAACGACCGTTACGGCGTCACTATCAACACGACCAAGGTCGAAGCGGGCGACAGCGCCAACCACGACAAGGGTCTCAAGACCGGAGAACAGGTGACGCTCGAGATAACGAGCCGCACGGGTGGCACGACGCAGGTCATCCTGACGATGCCCCAGCAACTCGCCGGTAAGAACGCGGGCGACCCGGTCGAACTCTAA
- a CDS encoding archaellin/type IV pilin N-terminal domain-containing protein, with protein sequence MFEKFDTDRGQVGIGTLIVFIAMVLVAAIAAGVLVNTAGFLQATAQDAGQESVNKVTNRVDVVSTHGIVNDEANELTVDSLNLTVRLAAGSGSVSLEDTTIKYVSDSTARNLVYDNATTDADGTSLGNVSANDKNFGSDGLNNTEFTAYALEDGDDTSFPVLSNQGDRYEIVINTSVVEDTPTKGLSTGESVKLEITSRSGGSSQVILTMPQQLAGKNDNDPIAL encoded by the coding sequence ATGTTCGAAAAATTTGACACCGATCGCGGTCAGGTCGGTATCGGTACGCTCATCGTGTTCATTGCGATGGTCCTCGTCGCGGCAATTGCCGCGGGGGTCCTCGTGAACACGGCCGGGTTCTTGCAGGCGACTGCACAGGACGCAGGACAGGAAAGTGTGAATAAGGTCACCAACCGTGTTGACGTTGTCAGCACCCACGGTATCGTCAACGACGAAGCCAATGAACTCACTGTTGACAGTCTGAACCTGACGGTTCGACTCGCCGCTGGTTCCGGCAGTGTCTCACTCGAAGACACCACCATCAAGTACGTCAGTGATAGCACGGCTCGGAACCTCGTGTACGACAACGCGACGACGGACGCCGACGGCACGTCGCTCGGTAACGTCAGTGCGAACGACAAGAACTTCGGTAGCGACGGTCTGAACAACACGGAATTCACGGCGTACGCACTCGAAGACGGTGACGATACGTCGTTCCCTGTTCTCAGCAATCAGGGCGACCGCTACGAAATCGTCATCAACACGTCTGTCGTTGAAGACACCCCGACGAAAGGACTCAGCACTGGTGAATCCGTGAAGCTCGAGATTACGAGCCGCTCCGGCGGTTCCAGTCAGGTCATCCTGACGATGCCCCAGCAGCTCGCGGGCAAGAACGACAACGACCCCATCGCTCTCTAA
- a CDS encoding ArsR/SmtB family transcription factor, which translates to MESDRTLSALGNDYNPDILRAADEPHSAQEFSEMLDIPIATCYRRIEELTSAGLLELHDRVLSDEHRRTNVYRREVDEILIRFDGQECNIQITERPEVKNKLDDVWRQIARD; encoded by the coding sequence ATGGAGTCTGACAGGACCCTCTCAGCACTGGGCAACGATTACAACCCCGATATATTACGGGCTGCAGACGAACCCCACTCTGCACAAGAGTTCAGCGAGATGCTCGATATCCCGATTGCAACGTGCTACCGCCGCATCGAAGAACTGACCTCCGCCGGTCTTCTCGAACTGCACGACAGGGTCCTTTCCGACGAGCACCGACGTACCAACGTCTACCGACGCGAGGTTGACGAGATTCTCATCCGCTTTGACGGACAGGAGTGTAATATCCAGATCACAGAGCGTCCCGAAGTCAAGAACAAACTCGACGACGTCTGGCGTCAGATCGCGCGGGACTAG
- a CDS encoding DUF7500 family protein — translation MASDDPPRDHPSRRREEGIIGPRELDYTESSRVAELEEGRFVVATDNDGTPNVDADEEIPSEEERTIEERGKFASQQMARYVSDRDADFGFALTASFEESIEQRELFSDDVATAFGDIAQWYASQVEADASPAEVLGILLLASDTDVTFPTKVLAPVLREQGLTLDDSIGDLVEALAGDGLQIPPPNEK, via the coding sequence ATGGCGTCCGACGACCCTCCCAGAGACCATCCATCGCGACGACGTGAGGAGGGTATCATCGGACCGCGTGAGTTAGATTACACAGAGAGCAGTCGTGTGGCAGAACTGGAGGAGGGCCGGTTCGTCGTCGCCACCGACAACGACGGAACGCCGAACGTTGATGCGGACGAAGAGATACCCTCGGAGGAAGAACGAACGATAGAAGAACGCGGAAAGTTCGCCAGCCAACAGATGGCGCGGTACGTCTCAGACCGGGACGCCGACTTCGGATTTGCGCTTACTGCGTCGTTCGAGGAGTCAATCGAACAGCGGGAACTGTTTTCCGACGACGTGGCCACAGCGTTCGGTGACATCGCTCAGTGGTATGCAAGCCAAGTCGAGGCCGATGCCTCCCCCGCGGAGGTACTCGGCATTCTCCTCCTCGCGTCGGACACTGACGTGACGTTTCCAACAAAAGTACTCGCACCCGTGCTCCGCGAGCAGGGCCTGACTCTCGATGACTCCATCGGTGACCTCGTCGAAGCGCTCGCCGGGGATGGACTTCAGATACCACCACCGAACGAAAAATAG
- the cheY gene encoding chemotaxis protein CheY: MASTVLVVDDSAFMRNLLKQLLDGEHEVVGEAENGVEAVEMYRELEPDVVTMDVVMPIRNGIEATTEIKSLDPNSSVIMCTSVGQEEKMREAVEAGADGYITKPFQKPNVLQAIDDVVSVEA, encoded by the coding sequence ATGGCAAGCACCGTACTGGTCGTGGACGACTCAGCGTTTATGCGGAACCTGCTGAAGCAGTTGCTCGATGGGGAGCACGAAGTAGTCGGCGAGGCAGAGAACGGCGTCGAAGCGGTCGAGATGTACCGAGAACTCGAACCAGATGTGGTCACGATGGACGTCGTGATGCCGATTCGGAACGGCATCGAGGCGACAACCGAAATCAAGTCGCTAGACCCCAACTCGTCGGTCATCATGTGCACGTCCGTCGGACAAGAAGAGAAGATGCGCGAGGCCGTCGAGGCCGGTGCTGACGGCTACATTACGAAGCCGTTCCAGAAGCCGAACGTGCTCCAAGCTATCGACGACGTGGTGAGCGTCGAGGCATGA